A segment of the Actinomyces sp. oral taxon 171 str. F0337 genome:
TCGAAGCCGATGATCTCGGGGGCGATGACGTCGTTGACGTTGTCGACGGCCTTCTCCACGCCCTTGCCGCTGTAGCGGTCCTTGTCACCGTCGCGCAGCTCAACGGCCTCGAAGGCACCGGTGGAGGCGCCCGAGGGGACGGCGGCGCGAGCGGAGGCACCGTCCTCCAGGAGGATCTCGACCTCGAGGGTCGGGTTGCCACGGGAGTCGAGGATCTCGCGGGCGTGAACGTTCTCGATGAGGGCCACTTGGTGCTCCTTGCTGGGGGGGATCGTGATGAGCTCGTCGGCGTCGGGCACGCTCGCGCGCGACTGCCGAATGCAGGATCAGCCTAGCGGGCCGACAACCCCACCACGAGGGCCATGGTCCTGAGGAATGCACAGTGTTCACGCCCGGCGAGAAACACTGGACGACGGCGGCCCCTCGGTTCCGCCGTCGTCCACACGGCCCTGACCGGCCCCTACTGGCCGTTGGTCTCGGACTGGTCGGCGCCCTGGCCGCTCTCGCCCGCGTCGCCGCCACCCTGGCCAGTTCCGATCTGCCCATCGGTCTGGCCGGAGTCGGCGGGCTGCTGACCGCCCTGCTGCTGGGGCTGCTGGTCACCACCCTGTTGTGGGGCCTGTTGCTGGGGCTGCTGGTCACCACCCTGTTGTGGAGCCTGCTGCTGGGGCTGCTGGTCACCACCCTGTTGTGGAGCCTGCTGCTGGGGCTGCTGGTCACCACCCTGTTGTGGAGCCTGCTGCGGTTGCTGGGGAGCCTGCTGCTGGCCGCCTCCGAGGGGATTGTTGGCAGATGCCAGGTTGGGATCCGTCTGGGTCAACCAGGTCTGACCCTTCGTGGAGTAGCGCGGGGAGAGATCGCCGTCGAGCGTGTCGTAGACCTTCTTCAGGTCGGCGAAGACGGGCTGAGCCTTTTGAGCCTGCTGCGGTTGCTGCCTGAGATTCTCGAGCTGGCTGCTTATGGCCACCCCCCGCAGGTAGGTGAGCGTTGAAGCCTGGCGGGGCTCGAAGCCCAGCTGTTCCTTGGCCAGCTTCACGATCTGTGCATCGGTGACGTTCAGGCCGTGGGCCTTGCCGACCTCAGCCAGGATGGGCTCCGTGATGAGGGAGCCGGCGATCTCGGACCGATTCGCACCCAGACGCTCCTGACCCGTCTGGCCGGGCACGGAGGCCATCTCCTTGACCACGACGTCGATGTCCTTCTCACTCACGACGACGGAGTGGCTGGCCCCGTCCAGGCCGGTGTAGTGCATGTCGGCCACCTGACCGGGATGGTCGGAGCAGCCGGCGAGAGCCCCGACGGCGAGGAGGAGTGCAGCGCTGGCGGTGAGGACGCGCGTGCGTGCGGCAAGGCTTCGGGTCACGGTCTGCTCCTGGAGGGGGATGACGCTGGAGGGCGACATGGTGTCACAGCATTTCCGCCCCCGACCCTACCGTTCCACCCGCGACGACGCACGCAGCCGGCGCATCGCTGCCCACCGGCGCGGCCCCGGCCGTCAGCGGCGCTTGCGGTAAGTGGTGGCCTCGGTCTCGTAGGAGCTGTCACCCTCGACGACGGCGTGCAGGAGCACCTCGGCCCAGCGCACGACCTCCTCGCCGGACAGGGCCGCCCCACCCATGCGGTTGGTGCCCGGCGCGGGCACCACGATGGTGCGTGTGGCGGGCTTCAGCACAGTCCCCGGGTAGAGGCGCGTGACCTTCATACGCGCCGACTCGGGCAGGTCCACCGGCGCGAAGCGCACTGACTTGCCCTGGGCGACGATCTCCCGCACCCCCAGCTCGGCGGCCAGGGCACGCAGGCGCGCCAGCGCCGCCAGGCGGGCGGTGGCCTCGGGCACGGGCCCGTAGCGGTCGGCCAGCTCCTCCAGGACGTCGTCGACCTGCTCGCCCGAGCGCGCCGCCGCGAACTTCGTGTACGCCTCCAGGCGCAGGCGCTCGTGGGGGATGTAGTCCTCGGGGACGGTGGCGTCCACGGGCAGCTCGATGCGCAGCTCGACGTCCTCGTCGTCACCCTCCTCGAAGCCGATCGCGTCGGCGCCGGCCTTCCCGGAGCGGGCCAGGGCCTTCTTGTAGGCGGCCACGGCCTCGGAAACCATCCGCACGTACAGGTCGAAGCCGACCCCGGCGATGTGCCCGGACTGCTCTCCGCCGAGCAGGTTGCCCGAGCCGCGGATCTCCAGGTCCTTCATGGCCACCTGCATCCCGGCCCCGAGATCCGTGTTGGTGGCGATGGTGCGCAGCCGCTCCAGGGCCGTCTCGGTCAGTGGCTTGTCCGAGGGGTAGAGGAAGTAGGCGTAGGCCCGCTCCCGGCCGCGCCCCACGCGCCCGCGCAGCTGGTGGAGCTGGGACAGGCCCATGCGGTCGGCGCGGTCGACGATGAGGGTGTTGGCGTTGGACACGTCCAGCCCGGTCTCCACGATCGTGGTGCACACGAGCACATCGGTCTCCTTGCGCCAGAAGGAGTCGATGACGGCCTCGAGCTGGTGCTCGTTCATCTGCCCGTGGGCGGTGGCCACGCGCGCCTCGGGCACCAGCTCGGCCAGGCGCGCGGCGGTGGCGTCGATGTCCTCGACCCGGTTGTGGACGAAGAACACCTGCCCCTCGCGCAGCAGCTCGCGGCGGATCGCGGCGGAGACCTGCTTGGTCTCGTAGGCGCCCACGTAGGTCAGGATCGGGTGGCGGTCCTCGGGAGGGGTCGCCAGGGTGGACATCTCGCGCAGGCCGGTGACCGCCATCTCCAGGGTCCGCGGGATCGGGGTGGCGGACATGGACAGGACGTCCACGTTGGTGCGCAGCGCCTTGAGGGTCTCCTTGTGCTCCACCCCGAAGCGCTGCTCCTCGTCGATGATGACCAGGCCCAGGTCCTTGAACCTCACCTGGCCGGTGATGAGACGGTGGGTGCCGACGACGACGTCCACCGTCCCCTTCTCCAGGCCCTCGAGCACCTTGGCGGACTCGGCGGCGTCCTGGAATCGGGACAGGGCCCCCACGGTCACCGGGAAACCGGCGTAGCGCTCGGTGAAGGTCTCGGCGTGCTGGCTCACCAGCAGGGTCGTGGGCACCAGGACGGCGACCTGCTTGCCGTCCTGGACGGCCTTGAAGGCGGCGCGTACGGCGATCTCGGTCTTGCCGTAGCCGACGTCGCCGCACACGAGCCGGTCCATCGGCTGGGCCTTCTCCATGTCGGCCTTGACCTCGTCGATGGTGGAGAGCTGGTCGGGGGTCTCGGTGTAGGGGAAGGCCTCCTCCAGCTCGGTCTGCCAGGGGGAGTCGGGGCTGAAGGCGTGGCCGGTGGTGGCGGCGCGGGCGGCGTAGAGGCGCACGAGCTCCCCGGCGATCTCGCGCACGGCCTTGCGGGCCTTGGACTTGGTCTTGGCCCAGTCGGCGCCGCCCATCTTGCTCAGGGCGGGGCTGTCGCCGCCGACGTACTTGGTGACTTGGTCCAGGGCGTCGGTGGGCACCAGGAGGCGGTCGCCGGGCTGGCCGCGCTTGGAGGGGGCGTACTCGATGACGAGGTACTCGCGGGTGGCCGACGAGCGGGCCCCGCCCACGGCGCGCCGGCTCAGCTCGATGAAGCGGCCCACCCCGTGCTGGGCGTGGACCACGAGGTCCCCGGCGTGCAGGGACAGGGGGTCCACGGAGCGGCGGGCGCGGCGGGCCGGCAGGCTGCGGCGCTCGCGGGGGCCGGCCGAGGCACGCCCGGTGAGATCGGACTCGGCGATGAGGGCCAGGCGCAGCCCCTCGGCGAGGAAGCCGTGGCCGGCGCTGGCCTGGGTGACGCGCACGACGCCGTCGCCCGGGCCGGCCGTCGCGTCACCGTCGGCGCCGGCCGAACCGTCGGTCTCACCGTCGGCGCCGGCCGATCCGTCGGTCTCATCGGCGGGGGCGGCCGGGGCGGGGGTCCAGTCGCCGTCACGGCCGAGCTCGGTGACCTCGGAGAGCTGGTCGACGATGCGGGCGGGAACGTCGCCGTCGCCCAGGAGCTGGGCCATGCGCCGGCCGGGTCCGGGCCCGTCGGTGGCCACGACGACGGTCCAGCCCTGGCGGGCCAGCCGGCCCAGGTCGGCGACGGCCCGCTCGAGCTCGCCGCGGTAGGTGTGCGGGTCGCTGAGGTCCAGGCGGGTGGTCTCGGGGCCGGCGGCCAGGGCGGTGAAGGACCACCAGCCGCGGTTGGAGGACAGGGCCAGGGCCCGGGCCTCGGCCAGGTGGGCGAAGGCGGCGGCGGACAGGTCGACGGGGACCGTGCCGCCGGAAGCCGCCGAGGTCCAGGCGGCGGCGAGGAACTCAGTGGTGGTGGCGGTGAGGTCCTCGGCGCGCTTGCGCACCCGCTCGGGCTCCAGCAGCACCGTGAGCCGGTCCCCGACGAGGTCGAGCAGCGGGACCATCGCGTCGACCAGGACCGGGGCGAGGGACTCCATGCCCTCCACGGCGATGCCCTGGCTGATCTTCTCCAGCATGTCGGCGGCGCCGGGGACGGCGTCGACCAGGGCGGCGGCGCGCTCGCGCACCGCGTCGGTGAGGACCAGCTCGCGGCAAGCGGTGGCGGTCACGGCGCCCAGCGTCTCGATGGTGCGCTGGTCGGCGACGGCGAAGGAGGAGACCTCGTCGATCTCGTCGCCGAAGAAGTCCACGCGCACCGGTCTGGGCTCGGAGGGCGGGAAGACGTCGAGGATGCCACCGCGCACTGCGTACTCGCCTCGGGACTCGACCATGTCGACGCGCGTGTAGGCGGCGGCCTCCAGGCGGCGTGCGGTCTCCTCCAGGCCGACGGCAAGACCGGGGGCCAGCTGGACGGGCTCGAGCTCGCCGAGCCCGGCGATGACGGGGGCCAGAAGGGCGCGCACGGGGACGATGAGGACGCGGATCGCCCCGCCCTCCTCGGGGTGGGCCAGTCGGCGCAGGACGGACAGGCGCTGGGCGACGGTGTCGGCGCGCGGCGAGAGGCGCTCATGGGGCAGGGTCTCCCAGGCGGGCATGACGGCGACGTCCTCCGCCGGCAGGTAGCTGCGCAGGGCCAGGGCGGTCTCCTCGGCCTCGCGGCCGGTGGCGGTGACGACCAGCAGGGGCGTGCCGGGGGCCTCTGCCGCTCCGGCCGCCTGCGCGTCGTCGCCGGCGACCCGCTGGACGCCCTCCTCGCCCAGGGCCATGGCGGCCAGGACGGCGGGCCGGGCGCCCGGTGCGACGACGAGGCTGCGGTCGGAGCGCGAGCGGGAGGAGGCGGCGCGAACGGTGCGGGCGATGTCGGCGTCGGCGAGCAGCGGAGGCAGGAGCGCAGTCAGGAGCACGGCCGCGAGTCTAGTGACTCCCCGTCCCAGCACCACTGGCGGGCCGGACCGACCGGCCGGTGAAGGCCCGGCGGGACCAGTCCCGGCTGCGGATCCGGTTCCAGGGGTTGTCCTGCCCGGCGACGACGCCCACGCCTCCACCTGTGGTGTTGTTACGGCTCTCCAGCAGGACGGAGACCTGCGCCGAGGCCGCCATGCCGGCGATGAGCCATACGACGGTGCCGATCTGGGTGATGAAGGCGACTGTGCCATAGGCCGGGATGAGGCTGAGCAGGGCGATCTGCGCGGGGTTGGAGCGCTGGACGAAGGCCCTGGCGCCGTACACCAGGAGACCCACCATGAGAAGCGTCACGGGGACCCAGCCGAAGCGCAGCGCGGTCAGGAGCAGGTGGTTGTCGATGGAGCTGTAGCCGCCCCAGGCCACCGAGCTCCCCGACCTCTGGTAGGCCGCGGACAGCCCCAGCGGCTTGAGCTGACGCACCAGGACGAGGATGTCGCCGCGGTAGCCGGCCGAGTCCTCCTGCTCGCGGCCGGCCGAGTCGAAGACGCCCAGGACGTAGGGCAGCAGGACGCTGCCCACGCCGACCAGCACCGTGAGGAACCCCATCCGCCACAGGGCGGGGATATTGGTGTGCACCTGCATGAGGCTGAGGATGACGGCGATGACGGCGCAGGCGATCGCCGAGCGGGAGAAGGTCGGGATGGTCGCCCCCAGGACGAGGGCGCCGGCCGCGATCCGGTAGCCGGGCCTCCACCGTGTGGCCAGGATGAGCGGGATCCCGGCCGCCAGGCACACTCCCAGGGCGATGGGGTGACCGAAGGCGCCCTCGACGCGGGTGAGGCTGCCCCGGGCCAGGGGCGGGGACCACTCCTCGTAGAGGTTGTTGTGGACGGTGATGTAGCTGAAGGGGTTGATGGTGGTGACGGCCTCGAAGAGCGCCAGCACCGCCACCGTGATCCACACGACCGCCAGGACCTCGGCCATGCGCCGCAGCCCGAGCCTCTCCACGAGCAGCCGTCCGGCGAGGTAGGCGGGCAGGGCACCGAAGACGACGTCGGACAGGACGTAGTTGAGCGGCGAGCCCGCGGCGACGGACAGGCCCACCAGGCACCAGGTGGTGGTGACCATGAAGTCGCCACTGGTCAGCCGCCACGAGAAACCGGGCAGGAGGGCGACGACCACCAGGAAGCAGGCCAGGGTGGCCGGAGGCACGTTGGGCTCGAAGGGGATCATCACCCACACCGGCACGAAGCCGATGGCGCCCATGACCAGGGCGGCCCCGACGATGGGGCGGCGGTGGATGCGGTCGGCCACGAGGATGAGGGCCGCCAGGGCGGCGGCCACCATGGGGAGGACGATGAACAGGGTCCTGGCGAAGGACATCGTTCCTCCCTTGTCCTGTCATGGCCGTGGCAGTGTCACGGCGTTCGATCGGTGGTTGACTCGGCGGCCGACTCTGCGGCTGACCGGCGGATGGGCTGCTGCGTCGGCGACGCCTGGACGGCCGAGGAGCCGCCGCAGGGCCGCTGTGAGAAGTACCCGGGAAGATGCTGAGAGAGCCTTCGAGGTCCTGACCGAGGTCATGCGGATCCGGAAGAAGTCCGCCGACGTCACCCCCGGTTCGGTCGACGCCGACGTCTTCTTCACTGCTGGGACAGGAGTCCTCAGGACCCTCGCCCTTCACACGGTTCCGGTGAAAGACTCACCACATCGCCCACCCCCGCACGACTGAGAATTCCAGGCGTGGCCGGGGGCGCAGCGAAGGCTACTACAGTCACCGAGACCTAAGCGTGATCTTACAGTTAGGGTTGGGCCGTAGCCTTTCAGCATCATCCGCCGGGCCATGAGGACCACCATGAGGCCCACGGTGCCCGAAAGGCCGCCAGAACCGACTGGATCCAGACCAGCCCCAGACCAGATGAGGAGCAGCGTGCAGCCATCGCAGATCCTTCACGCCATCCGCAGGAA
Coding sequences within it:
- the mfd gene encoding transcription-repair coupling factor encodes the protein MLLTALLPPLLADADIARTVRAASSRSRSDRSLVVAPGARPAVLAAMALGEEGVQRVAGDDAQAAGAAEAPGTPLLVVTATGREAEETALALRSYLPAEDVAVMPAWETLPHERLSPRADTVAQRLSVLRRLAHPEEGGAIRVLIVPVRALLAPVIAGLGELEPVQLAPGLAVGLEETARRLEAAAYTRVDMVESRGEYAVRGGILDVFPPSEPRPVRVDFFGDEIDEVSSFAVADQRTIETLGAVTATACRELVLTDAVRERAAALVDAVPGAADMLEKISQGIAVEGMESLAPVLVDAMVPLLDLVGDRLTVLLEPERVRKRAEDLTATTTEFLAAAWTSAASGGTVPVDLSAAAFAHLAEARALALSSNRGWWSFTALAAGPETTRLDLSDPHTYRGELERAVADLGRLARQGWTVVVATDGPGPGRRMAQLLGDGDVPARIVDQLSEVTELGRDGDWTPAPAAPADETDGSAGADGETDGSAGADGDATAGPGDGVVRVTQASAGHGFLAEGLRLALIAESDLTGRASAGPRERRSLPARRARRSVDPLSLHAGDLVVHAQHGVGRFIELSRRAVGGARSSATREYLVIEYAPSKRGQPGDRLLVPTDALDQVTKYVGGDSPALSKMGGADWAKTKSKARKAVREIAGELVRLYAARAATTGHAFSPDSPWQTELEEAFPYTETPDQLSTIDEVKADMEKAQPMDRLVCGDVGYGKTEIAVRAAFKAVQDGKQVAVLVPTTLLVSQHAETFTERYAGFPVTVGALSRFQDAAESAKVLEGLEKGTVDVVVGTHRLITGQVRFKDLGLVIIDEEQRFGVEHKETLKALRTNVDVLSMSATPIPRTLEMAVTGLREMSTLATPPEDRHPILTYVGAYETKQVSAAIRRELLREGQVFFVHNRVEDIDATAARLAELVPEARVATAHGQMNEHQLEAVIDSFWRKETDVLVCTTIVETGLDVSNANTLIVDRADRMGLSQLHQLRGRVGRGRERAYAYFLYPSDKPLTETALERLRTIATNTDLGAGMQVAMKDLEIRGSGNLLGGEQSGHIAGVGFDLYVRMVSEAVAAYKKALARSGKAGADAIGFEEGDDEDVELRIELPVDATVPEDYIPHERLRLEAYTKFAAARSGEQVDDVLEELADRYGPVPEATARLAALARLRALAAELGVREIVAQGKSVRFAPVDLPESARMKVTRLYPGTVLKPATRTIVVPAPGTNRMGGAALSGEEVVRWAEVLLHAVVEGDSSYETEATTYRKRR
- a CDS encoding membrane protein, producing MSFARTLFIVLPMVAAALAALILVADRIHRRPIVGAALVMGAIGFVPVWVMIPFEPNVPPATLACFLVVVALLPGFSWRLTSGDFMVTTTWCLVGLSVAAGSPLNYVLSDVVFGALPAYLAGRLLVERLGLRRMAEVLAVVWITVAVLALFEAVTTINPFSYITVHNNLYEEWSPPLARGSLTRVEGAFGHPIALGVCLAAGIPLILATRWRPGYRIAAGALVLGATIPTFSRSAIACAVIAVILSLMQVHTNIPALWRMGFLTVLVGVGSVLLPYVLGVFDSAGREQEDSAGYRGDILVLVRQLKPLGLSAAYQRSGSSVAWGGYSSIDNHLLLTALRFGWVPVTLLMVGLLVYGARAFVQRSNPAQIALLSLIPAYGTVAFITQIGTVVWLIAGMAASAQVSVLLESRNNTTGGGVGVVAGQDNPWNRIRSRDWSRRAFTGRSVRPASGAGTGSH